In Acaryochloris thomasi RCC1774, a genomic segment contains:
- a CDS encoding type 1 glutamine amidotransferase: MNILVIQSGALDPIGVLGDALIQQGANLSIWLSAEEEAPPEGDYAGLILLGGSMNAHEDEKFPHLHQCVELIHQFHAEGKPIMGVCLGAQLIARAFGRQVYPHTVPEIGFVPITVADPTAEEPWLQGCPDDLHLMQWHFDTFDLPNQATLLMTNDICKHQAYRIGRNIYGFQFHLEVTPEIVRKWLATKNEWVEKNYPDLDQQVAEQLAHYAHQSARFAEQVANFWINLVPVSLSV; encoded by the coding sequence ATGAATATCCTTGTAATCCAAAGTGGTGCTTTAGATCCTATTGGCGTCTTAGGTGACGCCCTAATTCAGCAAGGGGCCAACCTGTCCATCTGGTTGTCAGCAGAGGAAGAAGCACCACCTGAAGGGGACTATGCAGGTTTGATTCTTCTGGGCGGTTCAATGAATGCCCATGAAGATGAAAAATTTCCACATCTGCATCAATGCGTAGAACTCATTCATCAATTTCACGCAGAGGGAAAACCCATCATGGGTGTGTGTTTAGGAGCGCAGTTAATTGCTCGCGCCTTCGGTCGTCAGGTCTATCCACACACGGTGCCTGAAATTGGTTTTGTGCCTATTACGGTGGCTGACCCCACGGCGGAGGAACCCTGGCTGCAGGGCTGCCCTGATGATTTACACCTGATGCAGTGGCACTTTGATACCTTTGATTTACCCAATCAGGCCACCCTGCTGATGACCAATGACATCTGTAAACATCAGGCGTATCGCATCGGCCGCAATATTTATGGCTTTCAATTTCATCTAGAGGTCACGCCTGAGATCGTCAGGAAATGGCTGGCGACAAAAAATGAGTGGGTTGAGAAAAACTATCCTGATCTCGATCAGCAGGTGGCTGAACAGCTCGCGCACTATGCTCATCAGTCAGCCCGCTTTGCCGAACAGGTGGCAAACTTCTGGATTAATCTTGTTCCTGTTTCTCTCTCTGTCTAG
- a CDS encoding phycobilisome rod-core linker polypeptide, with translation MALPLLKYPPASQNNRVASFELPSDEQARVYSIQYVLSASEMDSLIEAAYLQVYHEQQNLSACRQPFLESQLRIGQITVKEFIRGLATSEAFRRLNYEVNNNYRFTELCIQRLLGRPVYNEREKLAWSIVLATKGLRGFIAELLDSEEYMDSFGDYTVPYQRRRILSQRSVGALTFAHTARYGTDYRDKLPSPSRYTLYRASELSGQKFRIDMGPEEKRLLFLAALTFIAAALWLVLELPLSDSPMIALLYSGLDFLDSQESLGFLDPLLDFLDTVLSFIVRHI, from the coding sequence ATGGCACTACCTTTGCTGAAGTATCCTCCTGCATCTCAGAACAATCGCGTTGCAAGCTTTGAGCTTCCTAGCGATGAGCAGGCAAGAGTCTATTCAATTCAGTACGTACTCTCAGCAAGTGAAATGGATAGCTTGATCGAAGCGGCTTATCTGCAGGTCTATCATGAACAGCAGAACCTCTCTGCCTGCCGACAACCTTTTCTAGAGTCACAGCTTAGAATTGGCCAAATCACAGTAAAAGAGTTTATTCGAGGCTTAGCGACATCCGAAGCCTTTCGGCGGCTCAATTATGAGGTCAACAATAACTATCGATTTACTGAACTCTGCATTCAACGGCTCTTAGGCCGCCCCGTCTATAACGAGCGGGAGAAGTTGGCTTGGTCCATTGTTCTGGCTACAAAAGGTCTGAGGGGCTTCATTGCTGAGCTGCTTGATAGTGAAGAATATATGGACTCCTTTGGCGACTATACCGTTCCCTACCAAAGGCGTCGGATTTTATCTCAACGTTCTGTGGGTGCATTGACCTTTGCCCACACAGCGCGTTATGGAACTGACTATCGAGATAAGCTGCCGTCCCCGAGCCGCTATACGCTTTACCGCGCATCCGAACTCAGTGGACAGAAGTTTCGCATTGATATGGGGCCTGAAGAGAAGCGTTTGCTATTCCTAGCAGCTTTGACGTTTATAGCTGCAGCTTTGTGGTTGGTGCTAGAACTGCCACTATCAGATAGCCCGATGATTGCTTTGCTATATTCTGGGCTTGATTTTCTAGATTCTCAGGAGTCTCTAGGCTTTCTAGATCCTCTGCTTGATTTTCTGGATACAGTTTTAAGCTTTATCGTCAGGCATATTTAG
- a CDS encoding ABC transporter substrate-binding protein: MAVTFTVVACSSQTSGNSGASGGVEKKETVKVSLFSWPGYGFWFIAKEKNLVPELDLDISIIEDPYESFNLMSSGQLDATSSTVEYGPIAVDKDVPVKLVSYTNPSYGTDRIILSPQIKDPSELKGKKVAVLEGGLTQIYMGIWLEENGVNFKDVEFTNVIMDDAVAAMLSGEVAAGEFWEPFGTQVLEGLEGARAVTSSSEDFWIKTALLGDGMYMSESLLNDRPEAAKLLMKAYFEAVTFWKENPEEGNKIIAEGLKFDVKDVENVIGADGEIYKGGIAVFDLEEASKFMGLAEGEPPLGMKNGQIRDHWDLTSEWWMKFGLVEEKAEPEAGIAFEPMKSLLAEQ; this comes from the coding sequence ATGGCTGTCACTTTCACAGTGGTCGCCTGTAGCTCACAGACCTCCGGTAACTCTGGAGCATCAGGAGGTGTTGAGAAGAAAGAGACCGTTAAAGTCTCACTGTTCTCTTGGCCGGGGTATGGCTTCTGGTTCATTGCTAAAGAGAAGAACCTTGTTCCTGAGCTAGATCTCGATATCAGCATTATTGAAGATCCTTACGAAAGCTTCAACCTCATGAGTTCGGGCCAGCTCGATGCCACCTCTAGCACAGTGGAGTATGGCCCCATCGCTGTAGATAAAGACGTTCCTGTAAAACTGGTGAGCTATACAAACCCCTCCTATGGAACCGATCGCATCATCCTCAGCCCTCAAATTAAAGATCCTTCAGAGTTGAAGGGGAAAAAGGTCGCGGTGCTCGAAGGGGGACTCACTCAGATTTATATGGGCATTTGGCTAGAGGAGAATGGCGTCAACTTCAAAGATGTCGAATTTACCAATGTGATTATGGATGATGCCGTCGCCGCGATGCTCTCTGGCGAAGTGGCCGCAGGAGAGTTCTGGGAGCCATTCGGCACCCAAGTCCTAGAAGGCTTAGAGGGCGCACGGGCCGTAACAAGTTCTAGCGAGGATTTCTGGATTAAAACGGCTTTATTGGGGGATGGCATGTATATGAGCGAATCGCTGTTGAACGATCGTCCTGAAGCCGCGAAGCTGCTTATGAAAGCCTACTTCGAGGCAGTTACGTTCTGGAAAGAGAACCCGGAAGAGGGCAACAAGATTATTGCCGAAGGCTTAAAGTTTGACGTCAAAGATGTAGAGAACGTGATTGGTGCCGACGGCGAAATCTATAAAGGCGGCATTGCGGTCTTTGATTTAGAAGAAGCCTCGAAGTTCATGGGGTTAGCCGAGGGAGAGCCACCTCTGGGCATGAAGAATGGACAAATTAGAGACCACTGGGATCTCACCAGTGAATGGTGGATGAAGTTCGGGCTAGTAGAGGAAAAAGCAGAGCCTGAAGCTGGCATTGCCTTTGAACCGATGAAAAGTCTCCTTGCAGAACAGTAA